A stretch of Candidatus Binatia bacterium DNA encodes these proteins:
- a CDS encoding quinol:electron acceptor oxidoreductase subunit ActD, producing MAEKQTAVLGIYPDYASVEKAVDVLKQARFRSKDISVLFPEKAGSKAFAHDKGTRAPEGAAAGAGTGAVLGGTLGWLVGIGTLAIPGVGPFIAAGPLMAALAGMGVGGAVGGITGALIGLGIPEHEAKRYEVRVKEGAILLSVHSDSSDWTKRAEEILKQTGAQDISSTGEASADYVRSGRDTAAPSA from the coding sequence ATGGCCGAAAAACAGACAGCAGTGTTGGGTATTTACCCCGATTACGCCAGCGTGGAGAAAGCCGTCGACGTCTTGAAGCAGGCCAGATTTCGGAGCAAGGATATTTCCGTACTCTTTCCGGAAAAAGCAGGCTCCAAGGCCTTCGCCCACGACAAAGGGACCAGGGCTCCAGAGGGTGCTGCCGCAGGCGCCGGAACGGGTGCGGTGCTGGGCGGTACACTCGGATGGTTGGTGGGCATCGGCACTCTGGCGATACCGGGTGTGGGTCCCTTTATCGCCGCCGGTCCGCTCATGGCGGCCCTGGCGGGGATGGGCGTGGGCGGTGCAGTTGGCGGGATAACGGGCGCGCTGATCGGCCTGGGGATTCCGGAGCACGAGGCCAAGCGCTATGAGGTCCGGGTAAAAGAGGGCGCAATCCTCCTCTCCGTGCATTCGGACAGTTCAGACTGGACGAAACGCGCTGAGGAGATCCTGAAACAGACAGGAGCGCAGGATATTTCGTCAACCGGAGAGGCCAGCGCCGACTACGTCAGAAGCGGTCGCGATACGGCAGCGCCTTCGGCATGA